A genomic segment from Zerene cesonia ecotype Mississippi chromosome 7, Zerene_cesonia_1.1, whole genome shotgun sequence encodes:
- the LOC119828196 gene encoding ATP-dependent RNA helicase p62-like, giving the protein MAQNIVKNLLRRKEFSIPFCPTIRNTSRGNPALKQLVRSTVSFHHVLQKYSNSTSKRTLEQNRLYSKNRFYSVNAAQKTDQDYINEHKITIIGEDVPKPYRDIDVSGFPDYIKSFLKEQGFTSPTVIQSQAWPIALKGDNFVGIAQTGTGKTLAYLLPAVVHIKEAQARRGRGPRVLVLAPTRELARQIEEVAKEFQKSLNIRCLCIYGGVSRSRQADELQYGVDILIATPGRLNDFIDSKVTNLSRCGYVVLDEADRMLDMGFEPQIRKALEGVPYERQILMFSATWPKEVQHLAKDYLGKFVQVNVGSTDLTANHNITQHIHVVQQHEKMDKLKEIMHDISGQGCGKILVFTNTKRFVDSLTLTLRRNKWSAVGIHGDKSQMQRDNIINKFRSGGTNILVATDVAARGLDVDGITHVINFDFPNTTEDYIHRIGRTGRSQNKGVSHTILSDEDGRQAKSLIAVLKEANQEIPQELELLARDHDNTKNIDRRRNPKGNQKGYNFRRNNNNYRSSNKRWQSYDRNDYY; this is encoded by the exons ATGGCCCAGAATATTGTAAAGAATTTATTGAGGCGTAAAGAATTTTCGATACC ATTTTGTCCAACAATAAGAAATACATCCCGAGGCAATCCGGCTTTGAAGCAATTGGTCCGGTCGACAGTATCATTTCATCATGTTTTgcaaaaatattcaaactcAACCTCTAAAAGAACATTGGAACAGAACCGTTTGTATAGTAAAAATCGTTTTTACTCTGTAAATGCAGCTCAAAAAACGGACcaagattatataaatgaacacAAAATAACTATCATTGGTGAGGATGTACCAAAACCGTACAGAGATATTGATGTTAGTGGATTTCCAGATTATATAAAGTCCTTTTTAAAAGAGCAAGGTTTCACAAGTCCAACAGTTATTCAATCCCAAGCTTGGCCCATAGCATTAAAGGGTGACAATTTTGTTGGTATTGCCCAGACTGGTACTGGTAAGACACTGGCATATCTTTTACCtgctgtggtacatataaaagaAGCACAAGCAAGACGAGGCAGGGGGCCAAGGGTACTTGTTTTAGCACCAACTAGAGAACTAGCCAGACAAATTGAGGAGGTTGCTAAAGAGTTTCAGAAATCCTTAAATATTCGTTGTTTGTGTATATATGGAGGAGTTAGTAGATCAAGACAAGCAGATGAGCTACAGTATGGTGTTGATATATTAATAGCTACTCCTGGAAGACTAAATGACTTTATTGATAGTAAAGTAACAAATCTTTCAAGATGTGGTTATGTTGTTTTGGATGAAGCTGACAGAATGTTGGATATGGGTTTTGAACCACAGATAAGAAAAGCCTTGGAAGGTGTTCCTTATGAAagacaaattttaatgttttctgcTACATGGCCAAAAGAGGTGCAGCATTTGGCTAAGGATTATCTAGGCAAATTTGTACAAGTAAATGTGGGATCAACTGATTTAACAGCAAATCACAATATCACACAACATATTCATGTAGTTCAACAGCATGAAAAAATGGATAA GTTGAAAGAGATTATGCATGATATATCTGGCCAAGGATGTGGAAAAATATTGGTATTTACCAATACAAAAAGATTTGTTGACAGTCTCACTCTTACCCTGCGTAGAAACAAGTGGTCTGCTGTTGGAATTCATGGTGATAAGTCACAAATGCAAagagacaatataataaacaaattcagAAGTGGTGGCACAAATATATTGGTTGCAACAGATGTTGCAGCGAGAGGATTAG ATGTCGATGGCATAACACATGTTATAAATTTCGATTTTCCGAATACCACAGAGGACTATATTCATAGGATTGGACGCACGGGAAGATCACAAAATAAAGGTGTATCCCATACAATACTCTCAGATGAGGACGGCCGACAAGCAAAGAGCTTAATAGCTGTGTTGAAAGAAGCCAATCAG gaaATACCACAAGAATTGGAGCTTCTGGCAAGAGATCAtgataacacaaaaaacattGACCGAAGAAGAAACCCAAAGGGCAACCAAAAGGGATATAACTTTAGaaggaataataataactatagaAGCAGTAATAAGAGATGGCAATCATATGAtagaaatgattattattag
- the LOC119828223 gene encoding testis-expressed protein 47-like: MALLPDLDIRTVLNVVEENFERHHLKTYALRMIYTGEHTMTKQEIIQQFEQTIHDVNASYCEINVHGLLLVYDSYFVHIVEGSEDTVYRHLRFLFQRELSWIEYMKKQDEEAANTDDEEEGIKLLEEPEETIERRMFKRLKMLVTYHSITKRFFDGWRAVTARPPSLVGKLDVYGPLSEHVEQLRICLDKISKFCALAQADEELSFTGLSANDPKMEALPEVTLLDYLLQSQHILDLRHVVHLHRRVDDYAFYFEKVWPLPSHFTPRLLYKLKIDDSFVEPLPVMPWELVKKEVAEDEEREEQSGSSSSD, encoded by the exons atggCATTGCTACCCGATCTTGATATACGAACTGTTTTGAATGTTGTAGAGGAAAACTTTGAAAGGCATCATTTG AAAACCTATGCCCTTCGCATGATTTATACAGGTGAACATACTATGACTAAACAGGAGATCATACAACAATTTGAGCAGACAATCCATGATGTGAATGCTAGTTACtgtgaaataaatgttcatggctTATTACTCGTGTATGATAGTTATTTTGTTCATATTGTTGAG GGCTCTGAAGACACAGTGTATAGACATTTAAGGTTCCTATTTCAACGTGAATTGTCGTGGATAGAGTATATGAAAAAGCAAGATGAGGAAGCGGCCAATACTGATGATGAGGAAGAAGGTATAAAGCTGCTTGAAGAGCCAGAAGAAACAATTGAGAGGAGAATGTTTAAGCGTTTGAAGATGTTAGTGACATACCATTCTATAACGAAG CGCTTCTTCGACGGTTGGCGAGCGGTGACGGCCCGGCCGCCATCTCTGGTTGGAAAGCTTGATGTCTATGGCCCGCTGTCTGAGCATGTTGAACAATTGCGAATTTGTCTTGATAAGATAAGCAAGTTCTGTGCGCTTGCTCAAGCTGATGAAGAG CTATCATTTACTGGTTTGAGTGCAAATGATCCAAAAATGGAAGCTTTACCTGAAGTGACTTTATTGGATTATTTGCTCCAATCCCAGCACATACTGGATCTTCGCCACGTAGTGCATTTACATAGGCGAGTCGATGACTATGCGTTCTATTTTG AGAAAGTGTGGCCGCTACCATCACACTTCACACCACGTCTCCTTTACAAGTTGAAAATTGACGATTCATTTGTCGAGCCATTACCGGTTATGCCGTGGGAATTAGTAAAGAAAGAAGTTGCAGAAGATGAGGAAAGAGAAGAACAGAGTGGAAGTTCGTCTAGTGATTGA
- the LOC119828314 gene encoding uncharacterized protein LOC119828314: MSCLKEERKPIRPIKTLDVIFRRRYVPNTQHYFTNRIKAFKSDASKIKPSQPFFVPRSEKLLSYIKYSDRNEKLISRRRLCQPLHLKDNLRIAATRDISKRLYLEEPPDNIETVVKIHPEFYTVIEGRPLRCFDDIKVYVNNIRNYAMNRQQIGYRRDLILKIDESLAEETKEHDIIVINLKQHIKNFQKFLTEDYKKACAKVSNAEKVYCDLVAKNSEFLGYVSKLTILNNIIFKLDAIRGILKIYRSYLIFVAPLSWRQMYDETLRDRIQSIQFETGEFATDNDLVETLDIDKMIELARQELQNPNPAHMYFKRPHQMIYLFRIMELQSREYLIQLSKTDAPFRILQDRIKQLKLVTTQELDHFQYYIDYITNEIARETYNETYLRDKFFRILNTTFYDSVASPNTLKLRICIEYVYEQIFGKCEEGHQCLQDPMKILEVMYEDYNLRLDSLDFKIVNQARSDFFAQDLKTMTNAYKAQRELRAFREMTNAMNKAFLPPAKYKRPVLKKFLDKKSRMALLLAEKRQSNIMSGERPKPKKYKITPEEKEGLLMFTDWCEGTNPGPYLEEYYKYVKPAFEWVPRKSVFL, translated from the coding sequence ATGTCCTGTTTAAAAGAAGAGCGTAAACCGATACGCCCAATAAAGACTTTGGATGTTATTTTTAGACGACGTTATGTTCCTAATACACAGCATTATTTTACCAATCGAATTAAAGCATTTAAGAGCGATGCGAGCAAAATAAAGCCATCACAACCTTTTTTTGTGCCAAGGTCAGAAAAATTGCTTTCTTACATAAAGTACAGCGATCGCAATGAAAAGCTGATTTCCAGAAGAAGGTTATGTCAACCGTTACATCTGAAAGACAATCTTAGAATAGCGGCTACAAGAGACATATCTAAAAGACTTTATCTTGAAGAACCTCCAGATAACATAGAGACTGTTGTTAAAATTCACCCAGAGTTCTACACTGTCATCGAAGGTCGACCTTTACGATGTTTTGATGATATAAAGGtatacgtaaataatattcGTAATTATGCAATGAATCGACAACAAATAGGATACAGGcgcgatttaattttaaaaattgatgaAAGTTTGGCTGAAGAAACCAAAGAGCACGATATAATTGTGATAAACTTAAAACAGCACattaagaattttcaaaaatttttgactgaagattataaaaaagcatGTGCCAAAGTATCTAATGCCGAAAAAGTTTATTGTGATTTAGTCGCAAAAAATTCAGAATTCCTTGGATATGTTTCGAAATTGACGATcctaaataacattatattcaaACTAGATGCTATAAgaggtattttaaaaatttacaggagttatttaatatttgttgcaCCTCTTTCATGGAGACAAATGTATGATGAAACTTTAAGGGATAGAATTCAATCAATACAGTTTGAGACCGGAGAGTTTGCGACAGACAATGATTTGGTTGAAACCTTGGACATAGATAAAATGATTGAACTAGCTAGACAAGAATTACAGAATCCTAATCCGGctcatatgtattttaaacgaCCACATCAAATGATATATCTCTTTAGGATAATGGAATTACAAAGTCGAGAATACCTAATACAACTTTCTAAAACTGATGCTCCGTTTAGAATTTTGCAAGATCGCATTAAGCAATTAAAGTTGGTTACCACGCAGGAGCTCGATCACTTCCAGTactatatagattatattactAATGAGATCGCCCGAGAAACTTACAATGAGACATATTTACGTGATAAATTTTTTCGCATATTAAACACTACGTTTTACGACAGTGTAGCTAGTCcaaatacattgaaattaaGAATTTGTATAGAATACGtttatgaacaaatatttGGAAAATGTGAGGAAGGACATCAATGCTTACAAGACCCAATGAAAATATTGGAAGTTATGTATGAAGATTACAATTTACGTTTAGATtcattagattttaaaatagttaatcaAGCGCGTAGTGATTTCTTTGCTCAAGATTTGAAGACGATGACAAATGCTTATAAAGCTCAGCGAGAACTTAGGGCGTTCCGTGAAATGACAAATGCAATGAACAAAGCATTTTTACCTCCAGCAAAATATAAACGTCCcgtattaaaaaagtttttggaTAAAAAGAGTCGAATGgctttattactagctgagaAAAGGCAGTCCAATATCATGAGTGGAGAGAGACCAAAGccgaaaaaatacaaaattacaccGGAGGAAAAAGAAGGATTACTGATGTTTACAGACTGGTGTGAAGGAACAAATCCGGGGCCATACTTAGAGGAGTACTATAAGTACGTTAAACCTGCATTTGAATGGGTTCCTAGAAAGTCAGTTTTTCTATAA